The proteins below are encoded in one region of Silene latifolia isolate original U9 population chromosome 2, ASM4854445v1, whole genome shotgun sequence:
- the LOC141641372 gene encoding uncharacterized protein LOC141641372, whose product MDIPYKGPRFTWCNKREDHSVVLERLDKGYGSWVWNDIFPNSGITHLPIQVSDHAPIIFETDLNTRNGRRPYRMEAWNLDYEECIRLVHNEWPDPISGSVTVRMIRLHEIETKGVTRTFTTAYASQVEYSKVSAKYWKQRAKMKWNTEGDTCSNYFFNWVKGRAGRNYIVGIKMDNGEWNFDNEGIKGLFVQFYSRLFKEGAN is encoded by the exons ATGGATATTCCGTATAAGGGGCCAAGATTTACTTGGTGTAACAAGAGGGAAGATCATAGTGTAGTGTTGGAACGACTTGATAAGGGTTATGGATCGTGGGTTTGGAATGATATTTTTCCGAATTCTGGTATTACTCATCTTCCTATTCAAGTTTCAGATCATGCGCCTATTATCTTTGAAACAGATTTAAATACTCGTAATGGTAGAAGACCTTATCGTATGGAGGCTTGGAACCTGGATTATGAGGAATGTATTCGCTTGGTACATAACGAATGGCCTGACCCTATCTCAGGCTCTGTCACCGTCAGAATGATAC GTCTCCATGAAATTGAGACGAAGGGAGTGACTCGAACTTTCACTACTGCATATGCTAGTCAAGTGGAGTATTCTAAAGTCTCGGCTAAATATTGGAAACAGAGGGCCAAGATGAAATGGAACACGGAGGGAGATACATGCTCTAATTACTTCTTTAATTGGGTTAAGGGAAGGGCGGGCAGGAATTACATTGTTGGGATTAAAATGGATAATGGGGAGTGGAATTTTGACAATGAGGGCATTAAGGGATTATTTGTCCAATTCTATTCTAGACTCTTTAAGGAAGGAGCGAATTAG
- the LOC141641373 gene encoding uncharacterized protein LOC141641373, whose translation MGKLVGDFQNAFVPGRNIGDNILITNKILQKISSSRNGRMAFKADMSKAYDQLNENFIRGNSKSCESLDKVIKDYCHASGQVINDNKSSMMLSSCYSLSFARKCLKTFNIPCDTNLGSYLGIPTDVGLSGGNKSKREIFEFFIDKVRKRLFSWNCILLSPTGRLALISSVLSSLSVYFLSVFKIPVSVTKILDAILSHFWWAGHKKSPSISWCCRLFLSQPKGNGDLGIRRMKEFNQALLANIGWRMITHPDSILSKSIGAKYGLKWRDVDLLFNDGKSNSSWGWKGIVWGLQLIKPLLAWNISPFSDLGVWNTKWVHGTVPKPRCVELLIDSPNLCNLRIKDLICNSNSWDHRLVSMSFDETSVNDILAIPIRCSKGNDNFYWSASSSGNYSVKIGYHIALQNSWNTSASPKDRSRVPAASLSVEYGKPGSIAFQTPMEEDLTKLRNGVPFPLIQSSVSCSRSYIYVDEAWSKEFAAGFGGCIIFDNDIVSEFCIKGRAENAEQAEALAIREALKFLPKSYGFLNSNIGLGILLTI comes from the exons ATGGGAAAACTagtgggtgactttcaaaatgcaTTTGTTCCTGGGAGGAATATTggtgataatattttaattacaaataaaatattacaaaAAATTTCTTCATCTAGAAATGGTAGGATGGCCTTTAAAGCTGATATGAGTAAAGCCTATGATCAGTTGAACGAGAACTTTATCAGAG GTAATTCTAAGAGTTGCGAAAGCCTGGACAAAGTTATTAAGGACTATTGTCATGCCTCCGGCCAGGTTATTAATGATAATAAGTCCTCTATGATGTTAAGTTCGTGCTATAGTCTATCCTTTGCTCGAAAATGTTTGAAAACCTTCAACATACCGTGTGACACTAATTTGGGATCTTACTTGGGTATTCCTACGGACGTGGGACTCTCAGGTGGGAACAAAAGTAAAAgggaaatttttgagtttttcataGATAAGGTTAGGAAGCGATTATTTTCATGGAATTGCATTCTTCTATCGCCGACGGGTAGATTGGCATTGATTTCTTCTGTCTTGTCCTCCCTCTCTGTttactttctatcggtatttaaaataccggtaagtgtgacaaAAATATTAGATGCTAttttgtcacatttttggtgggcgggtCATAAGAAATCTCCTTCTATTAGCTGGTGTTGTAGGCTTTTCCTAAGCCAACCCAAAGGGAATGGTGACCTGGGTATTAGACGTATGAAGGAGTTCAATCAAGCACTTCTAGCAAATATTGGATGGAGAATGATCACTCACCCAGATTCTATTCTCAGTAAGTCTATTGGTGCTAAATATGGCCTAAAGTGGCGTGATGTTGATCTGCTTTTTAATGATGGCAAGAGTAATTCTTCATGGGGATGGAAAGGTATTGTTTGGGGCCTTCAACTCATCAAACCTCTTTTAGCGTGGAACATCTCTCCATTTTCTGATCTTGGCGTTTGGAATACTAAATGGGTTCATGGAACGGTGCCGAAACCACGATGTGTAGAGCTTCTTATTGATTCACCCAACTTGTGTAATTTGAGAATCAAAGATCTTATTTGTAACAGCAACAGTTGGGACCATAGACTTGTGTCTATGTCTTTTGATGAAACTTCCGTGAATGACATTCTTGCTATTCCGATTCGATGCTCTAAAGGCAACGACAACTTCTATTGGTCTGCTTCGTCATCCGGGAATTACTCAGTTAAGATTGGCTATCACATTGCTCTACAAAATTCCTGGAATACTTCAGCTTCCCCGAAGGACCGTTCAAGAGTTCCTGCTGCAT CTCTTTCTGTTGAATATGGGAAACCGGGGTCCATAGCTTTCCAAACACCTATGGAGGAGGACTTGACTAAACTTAGGAATGGAGTACCCTTTCCTTTGATTCAGAGTTCTGTGAGCTGCTCTCGGTCTTATATTTATGTGGATGAGGCGTGGTCTAAGGAGTTTGCTGCTGGGTTTGGTGGATGCATCATCTTTGATAATGATATTGTTTCTGAATTCTGTATCAAAGGAAGGGCTGAGAATGCTGAACAAGCGGAAGCTTTGGCAATTAGGGAAGCCTTAAA GTTCTTGCCCAAGTCCTACGGTTTTCTCAACTCAAACATTGGACTAGGAATACTATTAACGATATAA